Proteins encoded in a region of the Anopheles stephensi strain Indian unplaced genomic scaffold, UCI_ANSTEP_V1.0 ucontig377, whole genome shotgun sequence genome:
- the LOC118516698 gene encoding ankyrin repeat domain-containing protein 12-like — MSGAGSGGSGRPAVTTPMSERQQMALLMQMTSGSNDAEMSPGGGGSNSAHSRSRDRINERGETALHIASKKGDQDSVKKLLEQGANPNVTDFAGWTPLHEACNHGHYNVALALVKAGANINATGLEKRYAAPDAANTGQLKLVKMPCRAWGRSIVQKSERQNTPCDVGGSGCGITI; from the exons ATGTCTGGGGCTGGATCGGGTGGATCTGGCCGACCAGCTGTTACGACGCCAATGTCTGAACGTCAGCAGATGGCACTGCTAATGCAGATGACCTCTGGTTCCAACGATGCGG AAATGAGCCCCGGAGGTGGAGGTAGCAACTCGGCTCACTCCCGATCGCGGGATCGTATTAATGAGCGAGGCGAAACGGCGCTTCATATAGCGTCCAAAAAGGGTGATCAGGATTCGGTTAAAAAGTTGCTCGAGCAGGGAGCCAATCCAAACGTGACCGATTTTGCGG GATGGACACCCTTACACGAGGCCTGCAACCACGGCCATTACAATGTGGCATTGGCTTTGGTGAAAGCGGGAGCAAACATTAATGCAACCGGGCTGGAAAAACGATACGCCGCTCCCGATGCGGCCAATACCGGGCAGCTGAAGCTGGTAAAGATGCCTTGTCGAGCGTGGGGCCGATCCATCGTTCAAAAATCAGAAAGGCAAAACACGCCATGCGACGTTGGCGGCTCCGGCTGTGGTATCACTATCTGA